CCGGACGCGGCGGAGCCGAACGGGCGGATCGCCCGCAACCTGGGTCTCGGAGGTGCGCGATGAACGCCCCGGTCACGAACTCCATCGGCAAGGTGCTGATCGACGAGGCCGCGATCGCGCGCCGCGTGGCCGAGCTCGGCGCACAGATCACCGAAGACTTCCGCGGCGAGCCGCTCGTGGCGCTCGCGGTGCTCAAGGGCAGCTTCATCTTCGCGGCCGATCTGCTGCGCAACATCGACACGCCGCTCGCGATCGAGTTCATCGGCCTGCGCTCGTACATCGGCGGGCGCACGCAGACGTCCGGCGTCGTCGAGATCACGCACGACGTGAAGTATCCCCTGGGGGGGCACCACGTCCTCGTGGTGGAGGACATCGTCGACACCGGGCTCACGCTCGACTACCTGATCAAGAACCTCGCGACCCGCAACCCGCTCTCCGTCAAGATCGCGGCGCTGCTCCACAAGCCGTCGCGCACGGTGAAGCCCGTCCCGATCGACTACCTGGGCTTCGAGATCCCGGACGAGTTCGTGATAGGCTACGGCCTCGACTACGACGGCCGCTACCGCAACCTCCCGCACATCGCGGTGCTGAATCCGGACGACGGCCAGCTGGGGCTGTTCCCCTCCCGTTAGGGGCGTTCGGGACCTCTCCCACGTTGCCGTACTGAGTCAACCCGTTCACCCTTTGCCGAACCCGATGCGCCGCTTCGGCTTCGCCGGCGACTCCATGAGCTTTCGGATCGCGTCGAAAACCACTCTGAACTGCGCATCGTACCTCTTCTCGAGCGCGGCGATCTGGCGCGCGAGCTCGATGTTCGTCTCCAGCAACCTGCGCAGGCGCACGAAGGCCCGCATGATCTCGACATTCACCTGCACAGCGCGAGGGCTGCGCAGCACGCTCGACAGCATCGCTACGCCCTCCTGCGTGAAGGCGTACGGCAAATACTTGATGTTGTGGCCTCGCTTCGGGAAAGGGCTCCTGGAATTCGGCGAGTCTGCGAGCGCCGTGCCGTCCGCGTTCAAGATCACAGGATGTGATCTTGAACGCTCAGCCTCATCTATTGTGAGGCGAAACAGGAAATCCTCGGGGAATCGTTCGAGGTTGCGCTTCACGGCCTGTATCAAGGCGCGCGTCTCCACGCCGTACAGCGCGGCCAGCTCCGCATCGAGGATGACCTTCTGCCCGCGAAGCAGAAGGATAGCGCGCTCGATGCGATCGACGGGAACCAAAGACGAATCGGCCATTCGCTTCCCTCCTCGCCTCTGTATCGGCCGTTCTGGAAAGAAGTTGCCGGAAATCGACTGATCCGCGATCGCCTCGTTCGTCCTACAATAGATTCCTGGCCTTGATGTCGAGGTACTGGTTGATCGCCACGGCCGAG
This genomic stretch from Pseudomonadota bacterium harbors:
- the hpt gene encoding hypoxanthine phosphoribosyltransferase, which translates into the protein MNAPVTNSIGKVLIDEAAIARRVAELGAQITEDFRGEPLVALAVLKGSFIFAADLLRNIDTPLAIEFIGLRSYIGGRTQTSGVVEITHDVKYPLGGHHVLVVEDIVDTGLTLDYLIKNLATRNPLSVKIAALLHKPSRTVKPVPIDYLGFEIPDEFVIGYGLDYDGRYRNLPHIAVLNPDDGQLGLFPSR
- a CDS encoding ORF6N domain-containing protein, yielding MADSSLVPVDRIERAILLLRGQKVILDAELAALYGVETRALIQAVKRNLERFPEDFLFRLTIDEAERSRSHPVILNADGTALADSPNSRSPFPKRGHNIKYLPYAFTQEGVAMLSSVLRSPRAVQVNVEIMRAFVRLRRLLETNIELARQIAALEKRYDAQFRVVFDAIRKLMESPAKPKRRIGFGKG